AAGTCAGAATCTCGCATCTTGCTCAGTAGATGTGCCCACTTTACCGTAGACGAATCTTCTCTTTGTGCCACGCGAGAGAGTCGACGTCACAGCCATGTAATTTTGCTCATCGCCGACGTTCTGATAGGTTCTTTCCCCTGCAATCACCATCTGCGACTCCGACATTCGATGCAATTGCAGCCTTCAATGTTCTCCGCTGCGAGCGAGGACCGTGAGTCATCATGATTGCTCGGCAGGCAATCGGCAGGCGCAAGATGGCTTCTTTATTGGCGGAAACCCTGCGGCATTGCAGGTGTCGTTCGCTTGCACAACGGGGCCTCGGGGCGTTTGAAGAGGAATGCACGAGCTGGGCGTGTATGTCATAGTGCTGCGATGGTCGTGGGTACATATGTACATGTATTTCAGCGTCTGGTCCTAACTACTTGGACTTGCCCTTCCATCTTTGACCACTTCCACCAAAGCACACCCTCTTCCCTGAGCCTTGACGCAGCAAGCATGGCCACCGAGAAGATCTCCTCCGGGCTTGGAAAGCTCCAAGACCAGCTCAATGGCGCCGCAGAAGGCCAGAAGGTGGCGCATGTGAAGAACGACCCGCTCTACAAGGACTACCACGAACCGAGCAACAGAATCACCACCGACTATGGCGTCAAGCAGCACAACACAGGTATGTAGCTCACACCGCGCCACCGTCTCGCTCAAACAACCAGCCAACAAGTCATAGACGACTGGCTCAAGATTGCCTCCGAGGACAAGACAGGTCCAATGCTGCTTGAAGACCATGCAGCACGAGAGAAGATCAACCGTTTCGACCACGAGCGAATCCCAGGTGAGTACTCGCAGTCTTGGCTGTAGCCGTTGTTCAGTGCTAATGCCTTCCCTGCAGAACGTGTTGTCCACGCCCGTGGCTCAGCGGCTTTCGGTACTTTCAAGCTGCACAAGAGCTTGGAGCAATACACCACCGCCGGCGTCCTGACCGATACATCCCGCACCACACCTACCTTCCTTCGATTCTCCACCGTGTTGGGAAGCCGCGGCAGTGCTGACACTGTCCGCGATGTAAGAGGATTCGCCATCAAACACTACACCCCAGAGGGCAACTGGGATGTCGTTGGTAACAATATACCGGTCTTCTTCATGTACGCAACCCCCCCCCCCCAGCTACAACTTTCACACTTGACATGTGAAGATGCTGATACTAGTCGTTGCTTTTAGCCAGGATGCCATCAAGTTCCCTGATGTCATCCATGCTGGCAAGCCAGAGCCAGACAACGAAGTTCCGCAAGCGCAGACTGCGCACAACAACTTCTGGGACTTCCAATTCATGCACACTGAGGCGACACATATGTTCATGTGGACTCAATCCGACCGAGCAATTCCAAGATCATACCGTATGATGCAAGGATTTGGTGTCAACACCTTCACCTTGACCAACGCAAAGGGCGAGCGATTCTTCGTCAAGTTCCACTGGACTCCACACCTTGGTGTACACAGCTTTGTCTGGGACGAGGCATTGAAGCTCGCTGGCCAGGATCCGGACTTTCACCGCAAGGACCTTTGGGAAGCGATCGAGGCCAAAGCCTACCCCAAGTGGGACTTTGGAGTTCAAGTCATTTCAGAGGGTGAAGAGGACAACTTTGAGTTCGACATTCTCGACGCCACCAAGGTTTGGCCCGAGGAACTTGTGCCAATCCAGTATGTCGGCGAGCTTGAACTCAACCGCAATCCCGATGAGTTCTTCCCACAGACCGAGCAGGTGGCTTTCTGCACGGGCCACGTTGTACCAGGCATAGGTTTCTCTGACGACCCTCTGCTCCAGGGACGAAACTTTAGCTACCAGGACACCCAGATCTCCAGACTTGGTGTCAACTTCCAGGAGCTGCCCATCAACCGACCTGTCTGCCCCGTGATGAACAACAACCGAGACGGCGCGCTCCGACACACCGTTACTAAGGGCAAGGTAAATTACTGGCCCAACCGTTTCGAAGCTACACCTCCAGCCGCAGCAGAAGAGAAGCCATACCTCGACTACCCACAGAAGGTGGCTGGCATGAAGACCCGTCTGCGCTCGAAGAAGTTCAGCGAGCACTTCAACCAGGCCCAGCTCTTCTACAACTCAATGTCGGAACCCGAGAAGGAGCACATCAAGTTCGCGCTTGCCTTCGAGCTCGATCACTGTGAGGATCCCGTCGTCTACGACCGCGTGTCGCAGCGTCTTGCAGACATCGACCTCAGCCTCGCACAAAGCGTAGCCGACCTCGTCGGTGGCCAGATCCCACAGCAGCAAGGTCGTCCCAACCACGGCAAGAAGTCCAAGGGTCTATCTCAGACCGAGTTCCCCGGCAAGACCCCAACCATCGAAACCCGCCGCATTGCCATCATCATCGCCGACGGCTACGATTTAGTGGCATACAACGGCATCGTCGCTGCAGCAAAGGCATGCCAAGCTCTGCCATTCACCATTGCTCCCAGAAGATCCCCAATCTACGCTGCGGGCGAAAGCAAGGAGAACAGCAAGGGCGTCAAGCCAGACCATCACCTCGAAGGCATGCGCAGCACCATGTTCGACTCCGTCTTCGTCCCAGGTGGTGCAGACTCGGTCGCTACGCTCCGCAAGAATGGCCGCGCACTGCACTGGGTCCGCGAAGCGTTCGCTCACCTCAAGGCCATTGGTGCCGTTGGTGAGGCCGTCGACTTCGTCCGCAATGCCTGTCAATTACCTGGCATGACATTCTCCGCCAGTGAGGAGGTCACCGACTCGTACGGTGTTGTGACCGCCGCGAAAGTCAAGCCGGAGAGCCTGAGTGAGGCTGTGAAGATCGGAAAGGATGCAGCGGACTTTGTCTCGAAGTACTTCTACGAGATTTCCCAGCATAAGAACTTTGAGAGGGAGCTGAAGGGATTCCCGCTGATGGTTGCGTATTAGGCTGGGGAAGAAATGCGGTAGACAGTAGCATGAAAGTTTATATAGTAATGATACCATGAGAGTTTGCAAGAGGATTTGGATCAATTGTTGAGTTTTCAATGTTTTGGTACAAGGCACTGTCTCTCATATCGCCCGTCTCCATGTCGTGGATGCCCAAGCCGTTACTCGTTACTCAAGCCTTTGCCTTTGCCTGAGCTACCATTCTCGCACCTGATCCATCCAATGCCCCACATGCCCTTGCTTATGAACTCCGCGCTGCAGCAATGTCAACAAACCATCTTTCGTTGCATTCGCACTGAACCTTGGTCGATGTCTACGACGACGAGTTTGACAGGAATTGAGCCATCCTCCAAGAGTCGCTGGAGGCGCTGTCTGATCGCTGTGATTTAACGACAGGCTCGACCAACACTGGCTTGGTTGCTGGCGAGGTCGATGCGGCAGGCGACTCTACCGCTGCTTCGGTCTTTGGTGCTGTCCAGGTGGAGTAGTTCTGAGGCGCGAGGCTAAGGAAGGTCGATGATCTTCGTTCAGATGCCATTGTGTCTGCGTTCGTGGCGATGTAGTCGTTGTCGGTCGTTGCTGTTCGATGGTCGATTGGCTTCTTGTAATTTTGATGTTCTTCCAGACGACGTCTTGACAGGAATACTTCTTTCGGGACTGTTGTTGGGAAAGTTGGCAGAAGGAATAACATCACAAACAAGAGACACCTAGCCGTGTCGGTCCCCATGCACCCGCGAAGCGGGTGTTGGACAACCCAGTGATATTGGACACCTCAACGATATCAATGAGGTGTATTCAACTATCTATTGGCTATATCGTCCATACAGGCAAGCCATATTGGCATAATCTTCCGTCTCTCCACTGGATAAGCAGGTCTGTTGTATGTCCCCTTGATATAGCTCATAGTCTTGCTTATCCGGTGTCTCAATTCACCTGTTCTTGCACGTGCTAGCTGGGCTGCAAGCTGCTTTACTGTGTTCTCTTCACGTTCTTGTATAGCAGCTCTTGCGTTGATAGCCTTCATGACACCTCCACGCTGAAGGTGTTGTCTCTTCTGAGTGTTGGGAGCATTGCGAGCGTTCTGGCGGACCGTGGTGTTGTTCAATTCAGCTACTGCTTCGGCGCCCTCAACGATAGCAATCTGGGCTCCACGGAAGAGTGGCTCCAGTCGCTGCTTAATCGACTCATCTATCAATAGATCAGCTA
This genomic window from Fulvia fulva chromosome 4, complete sequence contains:
- a CDS encoding Catalase-1, whose amino-acid sequence is MVVGTYVHVFQRLVLTTWTCPSIFDHFHQSTPSSLSLDAASMATEKISSGLGKLQDQLNGAAEGQKVAHVKNDPLYKDYHEPSNRITTDYGVKQHNTDDWLKIASEDKTGPMLLEDHAAREKINRFDHERIPERVVHARGSAAFGTFKLHKSLEQYTTAGVLTDTSRTTPTFLRFSTVLGSRGSADTVRDVRGFAIKHYTPEGNWDVVGNNIPVFFIQDAIKFPDVIHAGKPEPDNEVPQAQTAHNNFWDFQFMHTEATHMFMWTQSDRAIPRSYRMMQGFGVNTFTLTNAKGERFFVKFHWTPHLGVHSFVWDEALKLAGQDPDFHRKDLWEAIEAKAYPKWDFGVQVISEGEEDNFEFDILDATKVWPEELVPIQYVGELELNRNPDEFFPQTEQVAFCTGHVVPGIGFSDDPLLQGRNFSYQDTQISRLGVNFQELPINRPVCPVMNNNRDGALRHTVTKGKVNYWPNRFEATPPAAAEEKPYLDYPQKVAGMKTRLRSKKFSEHFNQAQLFYNSMSEPEKEHIKFALAFELDHCEDPVVYDRVSQRLADIDLSLAQSVADLVGGQIPQQQGRPNHGKKSKGLSQTEFPGKTPTIETRRIAIIIADGYDLVAYNGIVAAAKACQALPFTIAPRRSPIYAAGESKENSKGVKPDHHLEGMRSTMFDSVFVPGGADSVATLRKNGRALHWVREAFAHLKAIGAVGEAVDFVRNACQLPGMTFSASEEVTDSYGVVTAAKVKPESLSEAVKIGKDAADFVSKYFYEISQHKNFERELKGFPLMVAY